In Prunus dulcis chromosome 2, ALMONDv2, whole genome shotgun sequence, a single genomic region encodes these proteins:
- the LOC117620211 gene encoding polyamine oxidase 1 translates to MESPTRSSVIIVGAGVSGLSAAKVLIENGVEDVVILEASDRIGGRIRKQDFGGLSVELGAGWIVGVGGRESNPVWELAQKSNLRTFFSDYSNARFNIYDQSGKIFPSGIAADSYKKAVESAMQKLKKSEADSCYGGGDVTKAAESFSTPKTPIELAIDFILHDFEMPEGEPISTFQDFGEREFLVADERGYEHLLYKMAGEFLFTSEGKLLDNRLKFNKVVRELQHSRNGVTVMTEDGCVYEANYVVLSVSIGVLQSELIAFNPPLPRWKTEAIQKCDVIVYTKIFLKFPSKFWPCGPGKEFFIYAHERRGYYTFWQHMENAYPGSNILVVTLTNEESKRVEAQCDEETLKEAMGALRDMFGPNIPEATDIFVPQWWNNRFQRGSYSNYPVISNGQVVRDIKAPLGCIFFSGEHTSERYSGYVHGGYLAGIETGKALLEEIEKEKERSIESENQTFLLEPLLALTGSLSLTQNDAVSSLKCDIPRQLYLSGKVGVPELYYDYVDL, encoded by the exons atGGAGTCCCCTACTCGCTCCTCCGTCATCATCGTCGGTGCCGGAGTCTCCG GTTTATCGGCGGCGAAGGTTTTGATCGAGAACGGCGTGGAGGACGTAGTGATTCTGGAAGCTTCAGACCGTATCGGCGGCAGGATCCGAAAACAAGATTTCGGAGGCTTGTCGGTGGAGCTCGGCGCCGGCTGGATAGTCGGCGTCGGAGGCAGAGAGTCGAACCCGGTCTGGGAGCTTGCCCAGAAATCGAATCTCCGCACTTTCTTCTCCGATTACAGCAATGCTCGCTTCAACATCTACGATCAAAG TGGGAAGATATTTCCGAGTGGAATCGCCGCGGACTCGTACAAGAAGGCCGTGGAGTCGGCGATGCAAAAGCTGAAGAAGTCTGAAGCCGACTCTTGCTATGGTGGTGGCGACGTCACCAAAGCCGCCGAATCGTTTTC tACGCCAAAAACGCCGATAGAGCTGGCTATTGATTTCATCCTGCACGATTTTGAGATGCCAG AAGGTGAGCCCATATCAACATTCCAAGACTTTGGAGAACGAGAGTTTTTAGTGGCGGATGAAAGAGGGTATGAGCATCTGCTATACAAAATGGCTGGAGAATTTCTTTTCACCTCTGAGGGTAAACTGTTGGACAATCGTCTCAAGTTCAACAAG GTTGTTCGGGAGTTGCAGCACTCGAGAAACGGCGTTACGGTAATGACGGAGGATGGTTGCGTCTACGAAGCAAATTACGTGGTTTTGTCTGTTAGCATTGGCGTTCTCCAGAGCGAGCTCATTGCCTTCAATCCACCTTTGCCC AGGTGGAAAACTGAGGCTATACAGAAATGTGATGTAATAGTGTACACAAAGATCTTTCTCAAGTTCCCCTCTAAGTTCTGGCCTTGTGGCCCAGGAAAAGAGTTCTTCATCTATGCCCATGAGCGGAGAGGCTACTACACATTTTGGCAG CACATGGAGAATGCATATCCTGGATCCAATATACTGGTCGTGACGTTGACGAATGAGGAATCAAAGCGTGTGGAAGCTCAGTGTGATGAGGAAACATTGAAAGAAGCCATGGGGGCTCTTAGGGACATGTTTGGACCCAACATTCCTGAAGCTACTGATATATTTGTACCTCAGTGGTGGAACAATAGGTTCCAGCGAGGCAGCTATAGCAACTACCCAGTAATCTCTAATGGCCAAGTTGTTCGTGACATCAAG GCCCCATTAGGCTGCATCTTCTTCAGTGGAGAACACACAAGCGAGAGATATAGCGGCTATGTCCATGGCGGATACCTTGCAG GTATTGAGACGGGTAAAGCTTTGCtggaagaaatagaaaaggaaaaagaaaggagtATTGAGAGTGAGAATCAAACATTTTTGTTAGAACCCTTGCTTGCATTGACTGGTTCATTAAGTTTGACGCAAAACGATGCTGTATCGAGTCTCAAATGCGATATTCCTAGACAATTGTATCTAAGTGGCAAAGTTGGCGTCCCGGAGCTATATTATGACTATGTGGACCTATAG
- the LOC117620118 gene encoding probable glycosyltransferase STELLO2: protein MLVQDRSTPKPSKPQQPLLTASHFPQSKIFTFPKWVSFNLFKITTISFLTLTIAALFFLYNANDSPSTFLCFNKSHLKIPKPIEFPKLSFKSIKPISDKSSNYASFGSDRWVVVSVSDYPSDSLRKLVKLKGWQVLAIGNSRTPVDWSLKGVIYLSMDDQAKLDFRVLDYLPYDSYVRKTVGYLFATQHGAKMIYDADDRGDVIDGDLGEHFDLKLSNVDVMQEKLLQYSNENPNRTVVNPYIHFGQRSIWPRGLPLENVGEVGHEEFYSEVFGGLQYIQQGISNGLPDVDSVFYFTRRSGSEAFDIRFDEHAPKVALPQGMMVPLNSFNTLFHSNAFWSLMLPVSVSTMASDVLRGYWAQRLLWEIGGFVVVYPPTIYRYDKIESYPFMEEKDLHINVGRLIKFLVTWRSTKINLFEKILELSYLMAKEGFWTEKEVKFTAAWLQDLVAVGYIQPKQKAIKLDRPRTAIGLADRKEFIPQKLPSVHLGVKESETVNYEIGNLIRWRKFFGNVVLIMFVGGPVERTALEWRLLYGRVFKSVVILSDGAKTDLAVEQATLDQVYKYLPKIFDRFTSAEGFLFLQDNTILNYWNLLQADKTKLWITDKVPQSWTTASIHGKDSEWFSKQADMVKKVVSTMPVHLQVSYKESSTREQGLSIRSSEVFYIPRQFVGDFVDLVGLVGKFEIHNKVAVPLFFMAMDLPHKYDSVLNTMIYKPETSSSNSSNIYSAQAPAIHPWTVSSESDFIELLRFMATGDPLLTELF, encoded by the exons ATGTTGGTCCAAGACCGCTCTACCCCAAAACCCTCCAAACCCCAGCAACCCCTTCTCACAGCAAGTCACTTCCCTCAGTCCAAAATCTTCACTTTCCCCAAATGGGTCTCCTTTAATCTGTTCAAGATCACTACCATTTCATTCCTAACCCTCACCATTGCtgccctcttcttcctctacaATGCCAATGACTCTCCCTCCACCTTCCTCTGTTTCAACAAATCCCACCTCAAGATCCCCAAACCCATTGAATTCCCCAAACTTAGCTTCAAGTCAATCAAACCCATTTCAGATAAGTCCTCCAATTACGCTTCTTTCGGATCAGATAGATGGGTTGTGGTCTCTGTTTCAGATTATCCTTCTGATTCACTTCGAAAACTGGTCAAACTCAAGGGCTGGCAAGTCCTTGCAATTGGGAATTCAAGGACCCCAGTGGATTGGAGTCTCAAGGGAGTGATATATTTGTCAATGGATGACCAGGCCAAATTGGATTTTCGAGTTTTGGACTACCTTCCTTATGATTCTTATGTAAGGAAGACTGTTGGGTACCTTTTCGCTACCCAACACGGTGCGAAAATGATATACGACGCTGATGATCGTGGCGACGTGATTGATGGTGATCTTGGAGAGCACTTTGATCTGAAATTGTCAAATGTGGATGTAATGCAGGAGAAACTTTTGCAGTATAGTAATGAAAATCCGAATAGAACAGTTGTGAATCCATACATTCATTTCGGGCAACGGTCAATTTGGCCTAGGGGATTGCCTTTAGAAAATGTAGGCGAAGTTGGGCATGAGGAGTTCTATAGTGAAGTATTTGGAGGATTGCAGTACATTCAACAAGGTATATCTAATGGCTTACCGGATGTTGATTCAGTTTTTTACTTCACAAGGAGGTCAGGTTCGGAAGCATTTGACATAAGGTTTGATGAGCATGCTCCAAAAGTTGCTTTACCACAAGGTATGATGGTGCCACTGAATTCTTTTAATACATTGTTTCATTCTAATGCATTTTGGTCTTTGATGCTTCCTGTTTCGGTTAGTACAATGGCTTCTGATGTATTGAGGGGTTATTGGGCACAAAGACTGTTGTGGGAGATTGgtggttttgttgttgtttatcCTCCAACTATTTATAGATATGATAAGATTGAGTCATACCCATTTATGGAAGAGAAGGATCTTCACATAAATGTGGGTCGATTAATTAAGTTCTTGGTTACTTGGAGATCTACTAAGATTAATTTATTTgagaaaattttggaattgagtTATTTGATGGcgaaagaagggttttggacTGAGAAGGAGGTGAAGTTCACTGCAGCTTGGCTTCAAGACCTGGTTGCTGTCGGGTATATTCAGCCAAAGCAGAAGGCCATAAAGTTGGATCGGCCGAGAACAGCCATTGGTCTTGCAGACCGGAAGGAATTTATTCCCCAAAAACTACCTTCTGTGCATCTTGGGGTTAAGGAATCAGAGACAGTAAATTATGAGATAGGGAATTTGATTCGCTGGAGGAAGTTTTTTGGCAATGTTGTTTTGATCATGTTTGTCGGTGGGCCAGTGGAGCGGACTGCGTTGGAGTGGAGATTGCTTTATGGCAGGGTATTTAAAAGCGTGGTGATTTTGTCGGACGGTGCTAAAACAGATTTAGCTGTGGAGCAAGCTACTCTGGACCAAGTATATAA GTATCTCCCCAAAATATTTGACAGGTTTACCAGTGCGGAAGGGTTCTTATTCCTGCAGGACAATACCATTCTCAACTACTGGAATTTACTGCAAGCAGACAAGACTAAGCTGTGGATCACTGACAAG GTTCCTCAGTCTTGGACTACAGCCTCAATCCATGGTAAAGACTCCGAATGGTTTTCAAAACAAGCAGACATGGTAAAGAAAGTTGTCAGCACTATGCCAGTTCATTTACAGGTCAGTTACAAGGAGAGTAGCACAAGGGAGCAGGGTCTCAGTATACGCAGCTCCGAGGTATTCTATATTCCTCGACAATTTGTTGGGGACTTTGTAGATCTTGTAGGACTTGtgggaaaatttgaaatccATAATAAGGTAGCAGTTCCCCTGTTTTTCATGGCAATGGATTTACCTCATAAATATGACTCTGTGCTCAATACAATGATTTATAAGCCAGAGACATCATCCAGCAACTCTTCAAACATTTATTCTGCTCAAGCCCCAGCCATACACCCATGGACCGTTTCCAGTGAGTCAGATTTCATCGAACTTTTAAGATTCATGGCAACAGGTGACCCTCTACTAACGGAGCTATTTTGA
- the LOC117618586 gene encoding alpha-N-acetylglucosaminidase yields MPNFKTQLLILILVLVPIVALSEPQAVEALLRRLDSKRPPASVQEAAAKAVLKRLLPTHVDSFDFKIVSKEACGGQSCFLLNNNNLSSRQGPEIQIKGTTAVEIASGLHWYLKYWCGAHVSWDKTGGAQVVSIPKPGSLPRVRDEGLKIQRPIPWNYYQNVVTSSYSFVWWDWERWQKEIDWMALQGINLPLAFTGQESIWQKVFMDFNISKEDLNDFFGGPAFLAWARMGNLHAWGGPLSQNWLDQQLVLQKQILTRMLELGMTPVLPSFSGNVPAALKKIYPSANITRLGDWNTVNGDPRWCCTYLLDPSDTLFVEIGTAFIRRQVEEYGDVTDIYNCDTFNENSPPTNDPAYISSLGAAVYKAMSKGDKDAVWLMQGWLFYSDSSFWKPPQMKALLHSVPFGKMIVLDLFADVKPIWRTSSQFYGTPYIWCLLHNFGGNIEMYGILDVVSSGPVDARTSENSTMVGVGMCMEGIEHNPVIYELTSEMAFRSEKVQVQDWLKTYSRRRYGKIVHQVEAAWEILHHTIYNCTDGIADHNTDFIVKFPDWDPSSNPISNIPKQNQMQMLLALDRKRRVLLQETSAHLPQAHLWYSTQEVVNALRLFLDGGNDLSGSLTYRYDLVDLTRQVLSKLANQVYVDAVTAYQGRDVKAHSLHSRNFVQLIKDIDVLLASDDNFLLGTWLESAKKLAANPTERRQYEWNARTQVTMWFDNTKTNQSKLHDYANKFWSGLLGSYYLPRASTYFSYLSKSLRDNKDFEVEEWRKEWISLSNSWQAGTELYPVKAKGDALAISRALYKKYFS; encoded by the exons ATGCCCAATTTCAAAACCCAGTTGCTGATTTTGATTCTTGTGCTTGTACCAATAGTAGCTCTATCAGAACCACAAGCAGTTGAGGCTTTGCTGCGTCGTCTCGACTCCAAACGGCCGCCTGCTTCAGTTCAAGAAGCTGCAGCTAAAGCTGTTCTCAAAAGATTGCTTCCTACCCATGTAGACAGTTTCGACTTCAAGATTGTCAGCAAA GAGGCTTGTGGTGGACAGAGTTGCTTTTTGTTAAACAATAACAACCTGTCAAGCAGACAGGGTCCTGAGATACA GATTAAAGGGACCACAGCAGTTGAAATTGCATCTGGACTTCATTGGTATTTGAAGTATTGGTGTGGTGCTCATGTTTCTTGGGACAAGACTGGCGGTGCTCAGGTAGTTTCCATACCGAAACCAGGATCACTGCCTCGTGTAAGAGATGAGGGATTGAAAATTCAACGACCAATCCCATGGAACTATTACCAAAACGTTGTCACATCCAGCT ATTCCTTTGTTTGGTGGGATTGGGAAAGATGGCAGAAAGAAATAGACTGGATGGCTCTTCAGGGGATTAACCTGCCTTTAGCATTCACAGGGCAAGAATCAATTTGGCAGAAAGTTTTCATG GATTTCAATATTAGTAAGGAAGATTTGAATGATTTCTTTGGTGGACCTGCCTTCCTTGCATGGGCTCGCATGGGAAATTTACATGC GTGGGGCGGGCCTTTATCACAGAATTGGTTAGATCAACAATTGGTTTTGCAGAAACAGATACTAACTAGGATGCTAGAGCTAGGCATGACTCCAG TGTTACCATCTTTCTCTGGAAATGTTCCAGCAGCTTTGAAGAAGATATATCCTTCAGCAAATATAACCAGACTTGGAGACTG GAACACTGTTAACGGTGATCCTCGTTGGTGCTGTACATACCTTCTTGATCCTTCTGATACTTTATTTGTTGAAATCGGGACGGCTTTTATTAGGCGACAAGTTGAAG AATATGGGGATGTGACAGACATCTATAACTG TGATACTTTCAATGAAAATTCTCCACCTACAAATGATCCAGCATATATCTCATCACTTGGAGCTGCTGTGTATAAAGCAATGTCCAAAGGTGATAAGGATGCTGTGTGGTTAATGCAA GGTTGGCTCTTCTATTCGGACTCCTCTTTTTGGAAACCACCTCAAATGAAA GCTCTTCTACATTCTGTGCCGTTTGGAAAAATGATAGTTCTCGATCTATTTGCGGATGTGAAACCAATATGGAGAACATCATCTCAGTTTTATGGAACTCCTTATATTTG GTGTCTCTTGCACAATTTTGGTGGAAACATTGAAATGTATGGCATATTGGATGTGGTTTCTTCAGGTCCAGTTGATGCCCGAACTAGTGAAAATTCTACTATG GTTGGTGTTGGCATGTGCATGGAAGGAATTGAGCACAATCCAGTTATTTACGAATTGACGTCTGAAATGGCATTTCGCAGTGAAAAGGTTCAAGTTCAG GATTGGCTAAAAACCTATTCCCGTAGACGCTATGGTAAAATAGTTCATCAAGTTGAGGCAGCTTGGGAAATTCTTCACCACACAATTTACAATTGTACAGATGGAATTGCT GACCATAACACAGATTTTATAGTCAAATTTCCTGACTGGGATCCATCGTCAAATCCCATATCTAACATTCCCAAACAAAACCAGATGCAAATGCTCTTAGCGCTCGATAGAAAGAGAAGAGTTTTACTCCAAGAAACCAGCGCTCATTTGCCTCAGGCACATTTGTGGTATTCTACACAAGAGGTGGTCAATGCTTTACGACTATTCCTCGATGGTGGTAATGATCTTTCTGGAAGCCTAACATATAG ATATGACTTGGTTGATTTAACACGGCAAGTACTGTCCAAGCTAGCGAACCAAGTATATGTGGATGCAGTGACAGCTTACCAGGGGAGGGATGTGAAAGCACATAGTCTCCATAGTCGAAATTTTGTTCAACTCATAAAGGATATTGATGTACTTCTTGCTTCGGATGATAACTTTTTACTTGGAACCTGGCTCGAAAGTGCAAAAAAGCTGGCAGCTAATCCTACGGAAAGGAGGCAG tATGAGTGGAATGCAAGAACACAGGTGACTATGTGGTTTGACAACACAAAAACCAACCAGAGCAAGCTTCATGATTATG CAAATAAGTTCTGGAGTGGGCTATTGGGAAGCTACTATCTACCACGAGCTTCAACCTATTTTAGTTATTTGTCAAAAAGCTTGAGGGACAATAAGGACTTTGAGGTGGAGGAATGGAGAAAAGAATGGATATCGTTGTCAAACAGTTGGCAAGCAGGTACCGAGCTTTACCCAGTGAAAGCAAAAGGAGATGCTCTTGCCATTTCTAGAGCATTATATAAgaaatatttcagttga